In Enterobacter cloacae, the following are encoded in one genomic region:
- the aroC gene encoding chorismate synthase: MAGNSIGQLFRVTTFGESHGLALGCIVDGVPPGIELTEADLQHDLDRRRPGTSRYTTQRREPDQVKILSGVFEGRTTGTSIGLLIENTDQRSQDYGAIKDVFRPGHADYTYEQKYGFRDYRGGGRSSARETAMRVAAGAIAKKYLAQKFGIVIRGCLTQMGDIPLAIKDWDQVEQNPFFCADADKLDALDELMRGLKKEGDSIGAKVTVVADGVPPGWGEPVFDRLDADIAHALMSINAVKGVEIGDGFDVVQLRGSQNRDEITKAGFQSNHAGGILGGISSGQQIVANIALKPTSSITVPGHTINRSGEEVEMITKGRHDPCVGIRAVPIAEAMLAIVLMDHFLRQRAQNADVTTTIPRW; this comes from the coding sequence ATGGCAGGAAACAGTATTGGACAGTTATTCCGCGTGACCACCTTTGGTGAGTCGCACGGGTTGGCACTGGGCTGTATCGTTGATGGCGTACCGCCAGGCATCGAACTGACCGAAGCAGATTTACAGCACGACCTCGACCGTCGTCGTCCGGGCACCTCTCGCTACACCACGCAGCGTCGCGAGCCGGACCAGGTCAAAATTCTTTCAGGCGTTTTTGAAGGCCGCACCACCGGCACCAGCATTGGTCTGTTGATTGAAAACACCGATCAGCGTTCCCAGGACTACGGTGCCATCAAAGACGTATTCCGCCCGGGCCATGCTGACTACACGTATGAGCAAAAATACGGTTTTCGCGACTATCGCGGCGGTGGTCGTTCTTCCGCACGCGAAACCGCCATGCGCGTGGCCGCAGGAGCGATTGCCAAAAAATACCTGGCGCAGAAATTTGGTATTGTGATCCGTGGTTGTCTGACCCAGATGGGCGATATTCCACTGGCCATTAAAGACTGGGATCAGGTTGAGCAAAACCCGTTCTTCTGTGCCGATGCCGACAAACTGGACGCACTGGACGAACTGATGCGTGGCCTGAAAAAAGAGGGCGACTCCATCGGTGCGAAAGTGACCGTGGTCGCTGACGGCGTGCCGCCAGGCTGGGGTGAGCCGGTATTTGACCGCCTCGATGCCGACATCGCGCACGCGCTGATGAGCATCAATGCGGTGAAAGGGGTAGAGATTGGCGACGGTTTTGACGTGGTTCAGCTTCGTGGCAGCCAGAACCGCGACGAAATCACCAAAGCGGGTTTCCAGAGTAATCATGCGGGCGGTATTCTCGGTGGTATTAGCAGTGGACAGCAGATTGTTGCCAATATTGCGCTGAAGCCGACATCCAGCATTACCGTGCCGGGTCACACGATTAATCGCTCTGGTGAAGAAGTTGAGATGATCACCAAAGGACGTCACGATCCGTGTGTGGGGATCCGCGCGGTGCCGATCGCAGAAGCGATGCTGGCGATCGTGCTGATGGATCACTTCCTGCGCCAGCGTGCGCAGAATGCGGATGTGACGACCACCATTCCACGCTGGTAA
- a CDS encoding UPF0721 transmembrane protein, whose translation MDNFVDLFMVSPLLLVVLFFVAMLAGFIDALAGGGGLLTVPALLAAGMNPAQALATNKLQACGGSLSASLYFIRRKVVSLADQKLNILMTFIGSTSGALLVQHVQSDILRQILPVLVICIGLYFLLMPKLGEEDRHRRLHGLPFALISGGCVGFYDGFFGPGAGSFYALAFVTLAGFNLAKSTAHAKVLNATSNVGGLLLFIIGGKVIWATGFVMMVGQFLGARAGSRLVLSKGQKLIRPMIVVVSAVMSAKLLYDSHGQEILHWLGMN comes from the coding sequence ATGGATAATTTCGTCGATCTGTTTATGGTGTCACCACTGCTGCTGGTGGTGCTCTTTTTTGTGGCAATGCTGGCCGGGTTCATTGATGCCCTGGCGGGCGGCGGTGGTTTACTGACCGTTCCGGCGCTGCTGGCGGCGGGCATGAACCCGGCTCAGGCGCTTGCCACCAACAAGCTTCAGGCCTGCGGTGGGTCGCTCTCCGCATCGCTCTATTTTATCCGCCGCAAGGTAGTGAGCCTGGCCGACCAGAAGCTCAATATCCTGATGACCTTTATCGGTTCCACCTCCGGTGCGCTACTGGTTCAGCACGTGCAGTCTGACATTTTGCGCCAGATCCTGCCGGTTCTGGTTATCTGCATTGGCCTGTACTTTTTGCTGATGCCAAAGCTCGGTGAAGAGGACCGGCATCGTCGTCTGCATGGCCTGCCGTTTGCGCTGATTTCCGGGGGCTGCGTCGGCTTTTACGACGGCTTCTTTGGCCCCGGCGCGGGGTCGTTTTACGCGTTAGCGTTCGTGACGCTGGCCGGATTTAACCTCGCTAAATCGACCGCTCATGCCAAAGTACTCAATGCGACTTCGAACGTAGGCGGCCTGCTGTTGTTCATTATTGGTGGCAAAGTCATCTGGGCGACCGGCTTTGTGATGATGGTGGGGCAATTCCTGGGGGCGCGTGCAGGTTCACGTCTGGTGTTAAGCAAAGGACAAAAGCTGATCCGCCCAATGATCGTTGTGGTGTCGGCGGTGATGAGTGCCAAACTTCTTTATGACAGCCACGGACAGGAGATCCTCCACTGGTTGGGGATGAACTAA
- the mepA gene encoding penicillin-insensitive murein endopeptidase: MKKTAIALLALFASGVSLAATPWQKITHPVSGSAQSIGAFSNGCIVGAQELPLQSSSYQVMRTDQRRYFGHPDLVLFIQRLGSQVHNRGLGTMLIGDMGMPAGGRFNGGHASHQTGLDVDIFLQLPKGRWSSAQLLKPQALDLVASDGKSVVPSLWTQDISSMIKLAAKDNDVTRIFVNPAIKQQLCLDAGTDRDWLRKVRPWFQHRAHMHVRLRCPANSLECEDQPLPPSGDGCGAELQSWFEPAKPGTSKPEKKTPPPLPPSCQALLDEHVL; the protein is encoded by the coding sequence ATGAAAAAAACCGCAATTGCTCTGCTGGCGCTGTTTGCCAGCGGAGTCAGTCTGGCCGCGACGCCGTGGCAAAAAATCACCCACCCGGTGTCGGGGAGTGCGCAGTCTATTGGTGCATTTTCGAACGGCTGTATCGTTGGTGCGCAGGAACTTCCTCTGCAGTCCAGTTCTTACCAGGTAATGCGTACCGATCAGCGTCGTTACTTCGGCCACCCGGATCTGGTGCTGTTTATTCAGCGTCTGGGGAGTCAGGTGCATAACCGGGGTCTGGGAACGATGCTGATTGGCGATATGGGAATGCCTGCCGGTGGTCGCTTCAACGGTGGGCATGCCAGTCACCAGACCGGACTGGATGTCGATATCTTCCTGCAACTGCCGAAAGGTCGCTGGAGTTCAGCACAGCTGCTGAAACCACAGGCGCTGGATCTGGTGGCGAGTGACGGCAAAAGCGTTGTACCGTCGCTCTGGACACAAGATATTTCCAGCATGATCAAGCTGGCGGCAAAAGATAATGACGTCACGCGGATTTTTGTTAACCCGGCTATCAAGCAGCAGCTTTGTCTGGATGCAGGAACCGACCGTGACTGGCTGCGCAAAGTGCGCCCGTGGTTCCAGCATCGTGCGCATATGCACGTTCGTCTGCGCTGCCCGGCGAACAGTCTGGAATGTGAAGACCAGCCGTTACCACCGTCAGGCGATGGCTGTGGCGCGGAACTGCAAAGCTGGTTTGAACCGGCAAAACCTGGAACCTCTAAGCCTGAGAAGAAGACACCGCCTCCGTTGCCGCCTTCCTGTCAGGCGCTACTGGATGAGCATGTACTTTAA
- a CDS encoding UPF0115 protein, whose translation MKKKTSLSEEDQTLFRQLMTGTRQIRQDTIVHRPQRKKITEVPVKRLLQEQADNSHYFSDEFQPLLNTQGAVKYVREDVSHFELKKLRRGDYSPELFLDLHGLTQMQAKQELGALIAACRREHVFCTCVMHGHGKHILKQQTPLWLAQHPHVMAFHQAPKEYGGDAALLVLIEVEEWQPPELP comes from the coding sequence ATGAAAAAGAAAACATCGCTCAGCGAGGAGGATCAGACGCTCTTCCGACAGCTTATGACCGGGACGCGTCAAATCAGGCAGGACACCATTGTCCACCGCCCGCAGCGCAAAAAAATCACCGAAGTACCGGTCAAGCGTCTTCTGCAGGAACAGGCCGATAACAGCCACTATTTTTCAGATGAATTTCAGCCGCTGCTTAATACGCAGGGAGCCGTGAAGTACGTCCGTGAAGACGTCAGCCACTTTGAGCTGAAAAAATTACGTCGGGGGGATTATTCGCCGGAGCTGTTTCTCGATCTGCACGGGTTAACACAGATGCAGGCGAAACAGGAGCTAGGGGCGCTGATTGCCGCCTGCCGCCGTGAGCATGTTTTTTGCACCTGCGTGATGCACGGGCACGGTAAACATATCCTGAAGCAACAGACGCCGCTATGGCTGGCTCAGCATCCACACGTAATGGCTTTTCATCAGGCACCAAAAGAGTACGGCGGTGATGCCGCATTGCTGGTGTTGATTGAGGTTGAAGAGTGGCAGCCGCCCGAGCTGCCCTGA
- the prmB gene encoding 50S ribosomal protein L3 glutamine methyltransferase, producing the protein MDKIFVDEAVNELHTIQDMLRWSVSRFSAANIWYGHGTDNPWDEAVQLVLPSLYLPLDIPEDMRSARLTSSEKHRIVERVIRRVNERIPVAYLTNKAWFCGHEFYVDERVLVPRSPIGELINNQFDGLINHQPQHILDMCTGSGCIAIACAYAFPEAEVDAVDISTDALAVTEHNIEEHGLIHHVTPIRSDLFRDLPTLQYDLIVTNPPYVDAEDMSDLPNEYRHEPELGLASGSDGLKLTRRILACAPDYLTDDGVLICEVGNSMVHLIEQYPDVPFTWLEFDNGGDGVFMLTKAQLLDAREHFSIYKD; encoded by the coding sequence GTGGATAAAATTTTTGTCGATGAAGCAGTAAACGAGCTGCATACCATACAGGACATGTTGCGCTGGTCGGTTAGCCGCTTCAGCGCCGCCAATATCTGGTACGGACACGGTACCGATAACCCGTGGGATGAGGCCGTTCAGCTGGTGCTGCCGTCCCTCTATCTGCCGCTGGATATTCCGGAAGACATGCGCTCCGCGCGCCTGACGTCCAGCGAAAAACACCGCATTGTTGAGCGTGTGATCCGCCGCGTTAACGAGCGCATTCCGGTTGCCTATCTGACCAACAAAGCCTGGTTCTGCGGTCACGAGTTTTACGTGGATGAGCGTGTTCTGGTGCCGCGTTCACCGATTGGTGAGCTTATCAACAACCAGTTTGATGGTCTGATTAACCATCAGCCGCAGCACATTCTGGATATGTGTACCGGTAGCGGTTGTATCGCTATTGCCTGTGCGTATGCCTTCCCGGAAGCGGAAGTGGACGCAGTGGATATCTCCACCGATGCGCTGGCCGTAACCGAGCACAACATCGAAGAACATGGCCTGATCCATCACGTCACGCCAATCCGTTCTGACCTGTTCCGTGACCTGCCAACGCTGCAGTACGATCTGATTGTCACCAACCCACCGTACGTTGATGCGGAAGACATGTCGGATCTGCCAAATGAATATCGCCATGAGCCGGAACTGGGTCTGGCATCAGGCTCTGATGGCCTGAAACTGACGCGCCGTATCCTGGCCTGTGCGCCGGATTATCTGACCGATGACGGCGTTCTGATTTGTGAAGTGGGCAACAGCATGGTACATCTGATAGAGCAGTATCCGGATGTGCCGTTCACCTGGCTTGAGTTCGACAACGGCGGTGATGGCGTCTTTATGCTGACCAAAGCGCAGCTTCTCGATGCGCGCGAACACTTCAGCATTTACAAAGATTAA